In one Chitinophaga sancti genomic region, the following are encoded:
- the ppk1 gene encoding polyphosphate kinase 1 — translation MNTPLYDRDLSWLSFNYRVLSMAKDPAVPLYERIRFLSIFSSNLDEFFRVRMPAVMAVNKLVRENPDVAGEETLSTDTLPIIQQEINRQLGEFGATLTQQLLPALSDNRIDLYYNQEILPSHLAPMREYFQTKIQGFLQPFWLDQKKPKDAFLENNQLYLVVSLSPENEPDRLQYAVVNIPSSELPRFFELPQIKEVSYIVMLDDIIRENTGWLFPGYTVNGCYSIKITRDAETDMNELASDILDQVETMIAKRELGIPTRFLYDSNMPLALRQLLGNYFSIVPQEMVPGGRYHNLKDLADLPMPVKSPLFTYPKQPSAHLPQLDKVPHLLEEILRRDIILHPPYQRYEYILRFFNEAATDPTVKEIYITLYRIAASSQIANALISAARNGKQVTVFVELKARFDEANNIRWAKKMKAAGVKIIYSIPGLKVHAKIALVKRKCGYEWDYAGLMATGNFNESTARFYTDHVLLTAHPGITQELELLFLYLQARQQPDKYRYLKFNHLLVAQFNLKTRFSELIDREIANKKAGRPAHIIIKLNNLQEKDMIAKLYEASEAGVQVDLIARSICCLQPDQPESSNIRVRRIVDRYLEHARVFIFHNNGEEEVYMGSADWMNRNIHRRIEVCFPVYTKELAAQLKEIIRLQLADNTNAAKLDAQLHNIPLNPEKGTPAVNAQLGIYQYIQSLEHESI, via the coding sequence ATGAATACTCCGCTGTATGACCGTGATCTGAGCTGGTTATCATTTAACTACAGAGTGTTAAGCATGGCCAAAGACCCTGCGGTGCCGCTGTATGAGCGCATCCGCTTTTTGTCCATCTTCTCCTCGAATTTAGATGAGTTCTTTCGTGTGCGTATGCCCGCTGTCATGGCAGTGAATAAATTGGTGCGCGAAAATCCTGATGTGGCCGGGGAAGAAACCCTCTCTACCGATACGCTTCCTATTATTCAACAGGAGATCAACAGGCAGCTCGGAGAGTTTGGGGCTACACTTACCCAACAACTCCTGCCTGCATTAAGCGATAACAGGATCGATCTTTACTATAACCAGGAAATACTGCCTTCGCACCTGGCTCCTATGCGGGAGTACTTCCAGACAAAGATCCAGGGCTTTCTGCAACCGTTCTGGCTGGATCAGAAGAAACCTAAGGATGCGTTCCTGGAGAATAACCAGTTGTACCTGGTTGTCTCTCTTTCTCCTGAGAACGAACCTGACCGCCTGCAATATGCTGTAGTTAATATCCCCAGCAGTGAGCTGCCCCGCTTTTTTGAACTGCCGCAGATAAAGGAGGTGAGTTACATTGTGATGCTGGACGATATAATCAGGGAAAACACAGGCTGGCTGTTCCCGGGGTATACAGTGAATGGCTGCTATAGTATCAAGATCACCCGTGATGCAGAAACAGATATGAATGAACTGGCCAGCGATATCCTGGACCAGGTAGAAACCATGATTGCCAAAAGGGAGCTGGGCATACCCACCCGTTTCCTCTATGATAGCAATATGCCGCTGGCCCTGCGTCAATTGCTGGGTAATTACTTCAGTATAGTACCACAGGAAATGGTGCCGGGTGGCCGTTATCATAACCTGAAGGACCTGGCAGACCTGCCAATGCCTGTGAAATCTCCGCTGTTCACTTATCCGAAGCAGCCATCGGCGCACCTGCCACAGCTGGATAAGGTACCGCACCTGCTGGAAGAAATATTACGAAGGGATATTATTCTCCATCCTCCTTACCAGCGCTATGAGTACATCCTCCGTTTCTTCAACGAAGCGGCCACGGATCCAACAGTTAAAGAAATATATATCACCCTTTATCGCATTGCTGCCAGTTCGCAGATAGCCAATGCCCTTATCAGCGCAGCCCGCAATGGCAAGCAGGTAACGGTATTTGTAGAACTGAAAGCACGTTTCGATGAAGCCAACAATATTCGCTGGGCCAAGAAAATGAAGGCCGCGGGAGTAAAGATCATCTATAGTATTCCCGGTCTGAAAGTACATGCCAAGATCGCTTTGGTAAAGCGGAAGTGTGGTTATGAATGGGATTATGCAGGGCTGATGGCCACGGGTAATTTCAATGAGAGCACCGCTCGTTTTTACACAGACCATGTATTGCTCACTGCACATCCGGGTATTACCCAGGAACTGGAACTGCTGTTCTTATACCTGCAGGCGCGCCAGCAACCAGATAAATACCGGTACCTGAAATTTAACCACCTGCTGGTAGCACAGTTTAATCTGAAAACCCGTTTCTCAGAACTCATAGACAGGGAGATTGCCAATAAAAAGGCGGGCCGGCCGGCACACATTATCATCAAGCTGAATAACCTGCAGGAAAAAGATATGATAGCCAAACTGTACGAGGCCAGTGAAGCCGGTGTACAGGTAGACCTCATTGCCCGTAGTATATGCTGCCTGCAACCCGATCAGCCGGAGAGCAGCAATATCAGGGTAAGAAGGATCGTAGACCGTTACCTGGAACATGCGAGGGTGTTCATCTTCCATAACAATGGAGAAGAAGAGGTATACATGGGTTCTGCAGACTGGATGAACCGTAATATTCACCGACGTATAGAAGTGTGCTTCCCGGTGTATACGAAGGAACTGGCAGCGCAGCTGAAGGAGATCATAAGGCTGCAGCTGGCGGACAATACCAATGCAGCGAAGCTGGATGCACAGTTACATAACATACCTTTAAATCCTGAAAAAGGTACACCCGCTGTCAATGCCCAGCTGGGGATCTATCAATACATTCAATCACTGGAACATGAAAGTATTTAG
- a CDS encoding thioredoxin family protein gives MKVFSRLLIVSLCLLATVTLHAQEKHAPDLEHIYNPAADAAADLAAAQKEATAAKKHILVQVGGNWCIWCKRFYKFTAEDSTLKSLLEKNFVVYHLNYSKENKNLPILQKLGYPQRFGFPVIVILDAKGNRLHTQDTGLLESADSYDQKKIAMLLKQWGPDALNPAYYVNQ, from the coding sequence ATGAAAGTATTTAGCCGCTTACTCATCGTATCATTATGCCTGCTTGCCACTGTAACCCTGCATGCCCAGGAAAAACATGCCCCGGACCTGGAACACATTTATAACCCGGCAGCGGATGCAGCTGCAGACCTGGCTGCTGCACAGAAAGAAGCCACTGCTGCCAAAAAACATATATTGGTGCAGGTAGGTGGTAACTGGTGCATCTGGTGTAAGCGATTTTATAAATTCACCGCAGAAGACAGCACGCTGAAAAGTCTGCTGGAAAAGAACTTTGTCGTATATCACCTCAATTATAGCAAGGAGAACAAGAACCTGCCTATCCTGCAAAAGCTGGGTTATCCACAGCGCTTCGGCTTCCCGGTGATCGTGATCCTGGATGCAAAGGGCAACAGGCTACATACACAGGATACAGGATTACTGGAATCCGCAGATTCATATGATCAGAAGAAGATAGCCATGTTACTAAAGCAATGGGGGCCAGATGCCTTGAATCCAGCCTATTATGTGAACCAATAA
- a CDS encoding DUF4442 domain-containing protein: MSKFQRLVQQRWRFSLFLLYKLPAAWLAGVSVQHLDPAVCITSVPFRWLSQNPFKSTYFACLAMAAEMSTGLPAMWFTADAAPARVSMLVTGMQASFLKKATGKTYFTCEELSGMQAAIAHTVASGEPVTITVNTIGKSHDGTIIATFAITWSFKKR; this comes from the coding sequence ATGTCTAAATTCCAGCGTTTAGTGCAGCAGCGATGGAGATTTTCCCTGTTCTTGTTGTATAAATTACCGGCAGCATGGCTGGCAGGGGTAAGTGTACAACATTTAGACCCTGCTGTTTGTATCACTTCCGTACCTTTCAGGTGGCTGTCGCAGAATCCTTTTAAGTCTACTTATTTTGCCTGCCTAGCAATGGCGGCAGAAATGAGTACGGGCCTACCTGCTATGTGGTTCACGGCGGATGCTGCCCCTGCGCGTGTATCCATGTTAGTAACCGGCATGCAGGCCAGTTTTTTGAAAAAAGCTACCGGGAAGACTTATTTTACATGTGAAGAACTGAGCGGTATGCAGGCTGCTATAGCCCATACCGTAGCTTCGGGAGAGCCGGTGACGATCACAGTCAATACAATCGGCAAAAGCCACGATGGCACCATAATTGCC